One window from the genome of Parasteatoda tepidariorum isolate YZ-2023 chromosome 8, CAS_Ptep_4.0, whole genome shotgun sequence encodes:
- the LOC107439399 gene encoding CCAAT/enhancer-binding protein alpha, which produces MSSPHMYDPAFPTVDDLKAKLNNLSSKNNGGSKGLLDLCEVPDLSDPELSFDLQNIIGPDNGHPVSNLDESSSLFTDILVEQQQQQSKRNPYGLQQTFTSSRYPQPMPQQSALGTDHYGAEAGIGIKREPVDHIDLSSCSQRSSYTNGSSIYSYSPITERAPNGQLGAFLPNLGRTGPPVHNGGSMKSLSHKHHKNKKNVDKSSDEYRRRRERNNIAVRKSREKAKLRSRETERKVSELVRENDFLRKRVELLTKELNVLKSLLANVGVPPDSVDNEVAKTLHMDNFHGMQDL; this is translated from the coding sequence ATGAGCTCACCTCACATGTATGATCCAGCATTTCCTACGGTGGACGATTTGAAAGCCAAGTTGAATAACTTGAGCTCTAAAAATAACGGTGGATCTAAAGGACTGTTGGATTTGTGCGAGGTGCCGGACCTGTCCGACCCGGAACTCTCGTTCGATCTCCAGAATATAATCGGTCCGGACAACGGTCATCCAGTATCGAATTTGGACGAATCGTCTAGTCTGTTTACTGATATCCTTGTtgaacaacagcaacaacagtCTAAAAGGAACCCTTACGGCCTGCAGCAGACGTTTACTTCATCCAGATACCCACAGCCCATGCCACAACAATCCGCCCTTGGAACTGACCATTACGGAGCCGAAGCGGGAATTGGAATTAAAAGAGAACCCGTGGACCACATCGATTTGAGTAGTTGCAGTCAGAGGTCTTCGTACACGAACGGATCCAGCATATACTCCTACTCCCCCATCACGGAGAGGGCACCCAATGGTCAGCTAGGTGCCTTCTTACCTAACCTCGGAAGAACTGGCCCCCCGGTGCACAATGGGGGTTCTATGAAGAGCCTGTCCCACAAGCACCACAAGAACAAAAAGAATGTGGACAAGTCGTCTGACGAATATCGTCGGAGACGAGAACGCAACAACATAGCCGTCCGTAAATCGCGCGAAAAAGCGAAATTGCGCAGTCGGGAAACCGAGCGCAAAGTGTCCGAGCTTGTGCGAGAAAATGATTTCTTGCGCAAGCGTGTTGAACTGCTCACCAAAGAACTTAACGTCTTAAAATCTCTATTGGCCAATGTGGGTGTCCCTCCCGACAGCGTGGACAATGAAGTGGCCAAAACACTTCACATGGACAATTTCCATGGCATGCAAGATCTCTGA